The proteins below are encoded in one region of Micromonospora yangpuensis:
- a CDS encoding MarR family winged helix-turn-helix transcriptional regulator, which produces MTRWLDPEEQRTWRAYVAASRALMETLDRDLQRDAGMPHAYYEILVRLSEAPQRRMRMSELATLTTSSRSRLSHAAARLEAAGWIRREDCPTDRRGQLAVLTDSGFATLQAAAPGHVAGVRRHLFDALSPEQVEQLRRISETLRDHLGVS; this is translated from the coding sequence ATGACCCGTTGGCTGGATCCGGAGGAGCAACGCACCTGGCGGGCGTACGTGGCCGCCTCCCGGGCCTTGATGGAGACCCTCGACCGGGACCTGCAACGCGACGCCGGCATGCCGCACGCGTACTACGAGATCCTGGTCCGGCTCTCCGAGGCCCCGCAGCGGCGGATGCGGATGAGCGAGCTGGCCACCCTGACCACCTCGTCGCGCAGCCGGTTGTCCCATGCGGCGGCGCGGTTGGAGGCCGCCGGCTGGATCCGCCGCGAGGACTGCCCGACCGACCGTCGGGGTCAGCTCGCGGTGCTCACCGACTCCGGTTTCGCGACCCTCCAGGCCGCCGCCCCCGGCCACGTGGCGGGGGTACGTCGCCATCTGTTCGACGCGCTCAGCCCCGAGCAGGTGGAACAGTTGCGCCGGATCAGCGAGACGTTACGGGATCACCTGGGCGTTTCCTGA
- a CDS encoding HelD family protein produces the protein MLYDRLDRMREQAAERLTEALRSTGGTQQDRSQRDSSVRMYADQVERFSAVENGLAFGRLDTDDAARHYIGRIGIFDTSDDYDPLLMDWRAPAARPFYLATAANPQGVRRRRHLRTRQRKVTGIDDEVLDLATATPGGHEELTGEASLLAALNAGRTGRMRDIVETIQAEQDRVIRADLPGVLVVQGGPGTGKTAVALHRAAYLLYTHRRELATRGVLLVGPNATFLRYISQVLPALAETGVLLRTPGDLFPGVSARRAESARAAAVKGRSVMTEVLAAAVRDRQWVPDEPLEIEVEREVIRLDPETCRQARDRARRSGRPHNLARPLFDLEIVHALAAQVAERIGADPLGGENLLAEADVAEIRRELREEPEVQAALDRLWPVLTPQRLLADLYADTDRIAAAAPQLTADERALLHRQPGGWTPADVPLLDEAAELLGEDERAAAARVERLRVLQREYAEGVLEIWQGSRSIDVEDEDDGGEILGVTDLIDADRLLDRQAEEDRLTTAQRAAADRKWAFGHVIVDEAQELSPMAWRLLMRRCPSRSMTIVGDVAQTGALAGTPSWGDALEPYVAQRWRLEELTVSYRTPAEIMAKAAEVLADIDPDLSPPRSVRQSGHPPVDRRVSADRLAAELVATATRAAADLDEGRLGIILPAGRLTELGAALVAELPEAAVGDRPELESRVVVLTVAQAKGLEFDSVLVVDPDGIVAESPRGRSDLYVALTRATQRLTTLQV, from the coding sequence ATGCTCTACGACCGGCTGGACCGGATGCGGGAGCAGGCCGCCGAGCGGCTCACCGAGGCGCTGCGCAGCACCGGCGGCACCCAGCAGGACCGCTCCCAGCGGGACAGCTCGGTCCGGATGTACGCCGACCAGGTCGAACGCTTCTCCGCGGTGGAGAACGGCCTCGCGTTCGGCCGGTTGGACACCGACGACGCGGCCCGCCACTACATCGGCCGGATCGGGATCTTCGATACCAGCGACGACTACGACCCGCTGCTGATGGACTGGCGGGCCCCCGCCGCCCGCCCGTTCTACCTGGCCACCGCCGCCAACCCGCAGGGCGTACGGCGTCGACGGCACCTGCGCACCCGGCAGCGCAAGGTCACCGGGATCGACGACGAGGTGCTCGACCTCGCCACCGCCACGCCGGGCGGGCACGAGGAGCTGACCGGCGAGGCCTCCCTGCTGGCCGCGTTGAACGCCGGACGGACCGGCCGGATGCGCGACATCGTGGAGACCATCCAGGCCGAACAGGACCGGGTCATCCGCGCCGACCTGCCCGGAGTGCTGGTGGTGCAGGGCGGTCCGGGCACCGGCAAGACCGCCGTGGCACTGCACCGGGCGGCGTACCTGCTCTACACCCACCGCCGGGAGCTGGCCACCCGGGGCGTGTTGCTGGTCGGCCCGAACGCCACCTTCCTGCGCTACATCTCGCAGGTCCTGCCGGCGCTGGCCGAGACCGGCGTGCTGCTGCGTACCCCGGGGGACCTTTTTCCCGGAGTCAGCGCGCGGCGGGCGGAGTCCGCGCGGGCCGCGGCGGTCAAGGGCCGCTCGGTGATGACCGAGGTGCTCGCCGCCGCCGTCCGTGACCGGCAGTGGGTGCCCGACGAGCCGCTGGAGATCGAGGTGGAGCGGGAGGTGATCCGGCTCGACCCGGAGACCTGCCGGCAGGCCCGGGACCGGGCGCGGCGCTCCGGCCGGCCGCACAACCTGGCCCGGCCGCTGTTCGACCTGGAGATCGTCCACGCGCTCGCCGCCCAGGTGGCCGAACGGATCGGCGCGGACCCGCTGGGCGGGGAGAACCTGCTCGCCGAGGCCGACGTCGCCGAGATCCGTCGGGAGCTGCGGGAGGAGCCCGAGGTACAGGCGGCGCTGGATCGGCTCTGGCCGGTGCTCACCCCGCAGCGGCTGCTGGCCGACCTGTACGCCGACACCGACCGGATCGCCGCCGCCGCGCCCCAGCTCACCGCGGACGAACGCGCCCTGCTGCACCGGCAGCCCGGTGGGTGGACCCCGGCCGACGTACCGCTGCTCGACGAGGCGGCCGAACTGCTCGGCGAGGACGAACGGGCCGCCGCCGCCCGGGTGGAACGGCTGCGCGTGCTGCAACGCGAGTACGCCGAAGGGGTGCTGGAGATCTGGCAGGGCTCCCGCTCGATCGACGTCGAGGACGAGGACGACGGCGGTGAGATCCTCGGCGTCACCGACCTGATCGACGCGGACCGGCTGCTGGACCGGCAGGCCGAGGAGGACCGGCTCACCACCGCCCAACGCGCCGCCGCCGACCGGAAGTGGGCCTTCGGGCACGTCATCGTCGACGAGGCCCAGGAACTGTCCCCGATGGCCTGGCGGCTACTCATGCGCCGCTGCCCGAGCAGGTCGATGACCATCGTCGGGGACGTGGCCCAGACCGGGGCACTGGCCGGTACGCCGAGCTGGGGCGACGCGCTGGAGCCGTACGTGGCGCAACGGTGGCGGCTGGAGGAGCTGACCGTCAGCTACCGCACCCCGGCCGAGATCATGGCGAAGGCGGCCGAGGTGCTGGCCGACATCGACCCCGACCTGAGCCCGCCCCGCTCGGTTCGGCAGAGCGGCCACCCACCGGTCGACCGTCGGGTCTCCGCCGACCGGTTGGCCGCGGAACTGGTCGCCACGGCCACCCGGGCGGCGGCCGACCTCGACGAGGGACGACTCGGCATCATCCTGCCCGCCGGCCGGCTCACCGAACTGGGTGCCGCGCTCGTCGCGGAGCTGCCCGAGGCCGCCGTCGGCGACCGCCCGGAGCTGGAGAGCCGGGTCGTGGTGCTGACCGTCGCCCAGGCCAAGGGGCTGGAGTTCGACTCGGTGCTGGTGGTCGATCCCGACGGCATCGTCGCCGAGTCACCCCGGGGACGCAGCGACCTCTACGTCGCCCTCACCCGAGCCACCCAACGCCTCACCACCCTCCAGGTGTAA
- a CDS encoding LolA family protein — MSVLKSRPVLRWLVPVAAAVTVVGGGAAVGTFAADAEPSLPPRSAAQLLVDLQTARLDGLSGTVVQRSDLGLPPAAGLLGGGDDLTALLTGTHTLRVWHSGPDKQRIALVDTLGERNLIRNGRDVWAWDSRTNTATHRTLPAGGSAEGRPAGAPDLPATPQEAAKLALQAVEPSTEVSVGRSATVAGRDAYELVLRPRDEASLIDQVRVAIDAKEYVPLRFEVFADAADRPAFEMAFTQIDYQRPDADQFTFNPPPGTVTENLDAEKAAVAPGERPEHDKTRTVGEGWTTVVITQTGTEKDKAAGDAEAKPGTTAGPNLDGVLPEVSGDWGKGRLFSTNLVNVLFTDDGRMLAGAVTPERLFQAAKG; from the coding sequence ATGTCCGTGTTGAAGAGCCGTCCCGTCCTTCGCTGGCTGGTCCCGGTGGCCGCCGCAGTGACCGTGGTCGGCGGTGGTGCCGCCGTCGGCACGTTCGCCGCCGACGCCGAGCCGAGCCTGCCGCCGCGCAGCGCCGCCCAGCTCCTGGTCGATCTGCAGACCGCCCGGCTGGACGGGCTGTCCGGCACCGTCGTCCAGCGCTCCGACCTGGGGCTGCCGCCGGCTGCCGGCCTGCTCGGCGGGGGCGACGACCTGACCGCCCTGCTCACCGGTACGCACACCCTGCGGGTCTGGCACTCCGGACCGGACAAGCAGCGGATCGCCCTGGTCGACACCCTCGGCGAACGGAACCTGATCCGCAACGGTCGGGACGTGTGGGCCTGGGACAGCCGGACCAACACCGCCACCCACCGCACCCTGCCGGCCGGCGGTTCGGCGGAGGGCAGGCCGGCGGGCGCGCCCGACCTGCCGGCGACCCCGCAGGAGGCGGCGAAGCTGGCGTTGCAGGCCGTCGAGCCGAGCACCGAGGTGAGCGTCGGCCGTTCGGCCACCGTCGCCGGGCGCGACGCGTACGAGCTGGTGCTGCGTCCGCGGGACGAGGCGTCCCTGATCGACCAGGTACGGGTGGCCATCGACGCCAAGGAGTACGTGCCGCTACGGTTCGAGGTGTTCGCCGACGCCGCCGACCGCCCGGCCTTCGAGATGGCCTTCACGCAGATCGACTACCAGCGGCCCGACGCCGACCAGTTCACCTTCAACCCCCCGCCGGGTACGGTCACCGAGAACCTGGATGCCGAGAAGGCCGCGGTCGCTCCGGGCGAACGGCCCGAGCACGACAAGACGCGTACGGTCGGCGAGGGCTGGACCACCGTCGTGATCACCCAGACCGGCACCGAGAAGGACAAGGCCGCCGGTGACGCCGAGGCGAAGCCGGGTACGACGGCCGGGCCGAACCTGGACGGTGTGCTGCCCGAGGTCAGCGGGGACTGGGGCAAGGGCCGCCTGTTCAGCACGAACCTGGTAAACGTGCTGTTCACCGACGACGGCCGGATGTTGGCCGGCGCGGTGACCCCGGAACGCCTCTTCCAAGCGGCAAAGGGCTAG
- a CDS encoding response regulator transcription factor, whose protein sequence is MRLLVVEDEARLAAALQRGLQAEGFAVDVAATGPAGLDAARHGGYDAMVLDVMLPGLSGYELVRRLRAEQVWLPVLMLSAKDGEYDQADGLDCGADDYLTKPFSYVVLLARLRALLRRGAPERPTVLSLGDLRLDPARRRVTRADAEVALTAREYALLDYLIRRPGQVVSKTELLDHVWDASLETAPNAVEVYVGYLRRKIGRERLETVRGAGYRLTTP, encoded by the coding sequence GTGCGGTTGCTGGTGGTGGAGGACGAGGCGCGGTTGGCCGCCGCCCTGCAGCGGGGCCTGCAGGCCGAGGGGTTCGCCGTCGACGTGGCGGCCACCGGGCCGGCCGGCCTCGACGCGGCCCGCCACGGTGGCTACGACGCGATGGTGCTGGACGTGATGCTGCCCGGCCTCTCCGGGTACGAGCTGGTCCGCCGGCTGCGCGCCGAGCAGGTCTGGCTGCCGGTGCTGATGCTCTCGGCCAAGGACGGCGAGTACGACCAGGCCGACGGGCTGGACTGCGGGGCCGACGACTACCTCACCAAACCCTTCTCGTACGTGGTGCTGCTGGCCAGGCTGCGAGCCCTGCTGCGCCGCGGCGCACCCGAACGCCCGACCGTGCTCAGCCTGGGTGACCTGCGCCTGGACCCGGCCCGCCGCCGGGTCACCAGGGCCGACGCCGAGGTGGCGCTGACCGCCCGCGAGTACGCCCTGCTGGACTATTTGATCCGCCGCCCCGGTCAGGTCGTCTCCAAGACCGAGCTGCTCGACCACGTCTGGGACGCCAGCCTGGAGACCGCCCCGAACGCGGTGGAGGTGTACGTCGGCTACCTGCGCCGCAAGATCGGCCGGGAACGCCTGGAGACCGTCCGCGGCGCCGGCTACCGCCTAACCACCCCATGA
- a CDS encoding glycoside hydrolase family 43 protein, which produces MGLTRRQFTLSTLATTAFTMTGLGLSQGPALAATNTAYLMTYFTESPNQSAANYGLHLAVSRDGLNWSPLNQNNPVVTPTAGQLGLRDPYIYRKQDGTFVVVATDLKGLNFGLTSQYLHVWDSVDLSSFTGYRRIQMHTYGSSVHTWAPTVFWDASRGQYGIVYSANTTTDLFLVNYTSDFRTVGPPQTYFSPGFPILDADIRVSGGVTYMYYKNLANGNIYGARSNTGAPNSFTTYTSGLRQGTAIEGSHLVPRNDGGGWWLWGDSFGPINNDMYMWTTNNVGANSWSVLNQRDYTPPINSKHGSVVGITEAEYNAAVNRWGLPNWVRLKSSNLPDYYVRHSNNAVRIDPYPFDPHQDQLWRMVPGLADSAAVSFESVNRPGYFIRHSGYVAQLGVNDGSATFRADATFYRTAGLADSAWTSLRSYNFPDRYLRHAGQVLRIDPLSSSSSANDRQDATFRLTS; this is translated from the coding sequence ATGGGACTGACCCGTCGGCAGTTCACCCTGAGTACGCTCGCCACCACCGCGTTCACCATGACCGGCCTCGGGCTCAGCCAGGGCCCGGCCCTGGCCGCGACGAACACGGCGTACCTGATGACCTACTTCACCGAATCACCGAACCAGTCGGCGGCCAACTACGGTCTGCATCTCGCGGTGAGTCGGGACGGTCTGAACTGGAGCCCGCTCAACCAGAACAACCCGGTCGTCACCCCGACCGCCGGCCAGTTGGGGCTGCGCGATCCGTACATCTACCGCAAGCAGGACGGCACCTTCGTGGTCGTCGCCACCGACCTCAAGGGTCTCAACTTCGGGCTGACCAGCCAGTACCTGCACGTGTGGGACTCGGTGGACCTGTCCAGCTTCACCGGTTACCGGCGGATCCAGATGCACACGTACGGCAGCAGCGTGCACACCTGGGCGCCGACGGTCTTCTGGGACGCCAGCCGCGGTCAGTACGGGATCGTCTACTCCGCCAACACCACCACGGACCTGTTCCTGGTGAACTACACGTCCGACTTCCGCACCGTGGGTCCACCGCAGACCTACTTCAGCCCCGGCTTTCCCATCCTCGACGCCGACATCCGGGTCAGTGGCGGGGTGACGTACATGTACTACAAGAACCTGGCGAACGGCAACATCTACGGTGCCCGCTCCAACACCGGCGCCCCGAACAGCTTCACCACCTACACCAGCGGGCTGCGGCAGGGCACCGCGATCGAGGGGTCGCACCTGGTCCCGCGCAACGACGGTGGCGGGTGGTGGCTCTGGGGCGACTCGTTCGGCCCGATCAACAACGACATGTACATGTGGACCACCAACAATGTGGGTGCCAACTCGTGGTCGGTGCTGAACCAGCGCGACTACACCCCGCCGATCAACTCCAAGCACGGTTCGGTGGTCGGCATCACCGAAGCCGAGTACAACGCCGCGGTCAACCGGTGGGGTCTGCCGAACTGGGTCCGGCTGAAGTCGTCCAACCTGCCCGACTACTACGTGCGGCACTCCAACAACGCGGTGCGCATCGACCCCTACCCGTTCGATCCGCACCAGGACCAGCTGTGGCGGATGGTGCCGGGTCTCGCCGACTCGGCGGCGGTGTCCTTCGAGTCGGTCAACCGCCCCGGCTACTTCATCCGGCACAGCGGTTACGTCGCGCAGCTCGGTGTGAACGACGGGAGCGCGACCTTCCGCGCCGACGCGACGTTCTACCGTACCGCCGGGCTGGCCGACTCCGCGTGGACCTCGCTGCGGTCGTACAACTTCCCGGACCGGTATCTGCGGCACGCCGGCCAGGTCCTGCGCATCGACCCGCTCAGCTCGTCGTCCAGCGCCAACGACCGGCAGGACGCGACCTTCCGTCTCACCTCGTAG
- a CDS encoding tetratricopeptide repeat protein has translation MVSDGDLHGARRLLADALADADPRPAYASPELAEAAGLQARVLVALGEPHSARGWAAFAYAVATRLYGRSDPQTISAAATLAAVLHRVGSDARAARLYADVIIELTATDGPESLRVLAAHADLATVEYARGQCTVARDRLQDAWELHREVYGDGHPSGIKMLARLGSMQRDCGRFTDAQENLTYADELCRQHLPPGDPLAAQVAKLARAVANPQHVCPDAEPTTPAEPATSAEPTTPTEPTTSAEPTSSAGPTTSAGPMSSAEPVTGPATSGEPELSDGPATSDGPALAHGAATSGSPAWSGGPATSGGPAVSGGPAWSGGPATSGGPAVSGGVSVPAAREPSVDEGRAEPGGPTAAERTPAPYPDSAATAATASAPSAVPAPRLPADDPDADWWPPEEGDHHADAAYPFDRPPADRTQPADATAPIDAAGQRATPFGPASPSEWGTPAESPVPPAVMALARSGEESPGVRRVRQPPEPEPEPPSRLLPVVVHRPPPPRPNRLVPVVVAGVLVVLLGAAAVIAGVSRVDDSRDDQPVPAGPSLSASAPPAPAATPGTPPGSVVLRDNRNDVLLRWRYPAGAEGPVVVAGGPTGQDPRAFTELPAGTETYTVYGLDRDVDFCFTVAVVWSTEKIGRSRPVCTERG, from the coding sequence ATGGTGTCCGATGGTGACCTGCACGGTGCGCGACGGCTGCTCGCCGACGCGTTGGCCGATGCCGACCCCCGCCCGGCGTACGCCTCCCCCGAGCTGGCCGAGGCCGCCGGGCTGCAGGCGCGGGTCCTGGTCGCGCTCGGTGAGCCGCACTCCGCGCGGGGCTGGGCCGCCTTCGCGTACGCGGTGGCCACCCGCCTGTACGGACGCTCCGATCCGCAGACCATCTCCGCGGCGGCCACCCTCGCCGCGGTGCTGCACCGGGTGGGCAGCGATGCGCGGGCCGCCCGGCTCTACGCCGACGTCATCATCGAACTGACCGCCACCGACGGCCCCGAGTCGCTGCGGGTGCTCGCCGCCCACGCCGATCTGGCCACCGTGGAGTACGCCCGGGGCCAGTGCACGGTGGCCCGGGACCGCCTGCAGGACGCCTGGGAGCTGCACCGGGAGGTCTACGGCGACGGCCATCCCAGCGGGATCAAGATGCTCGCCCGGCTCGGTTCGATGCAGCGCGACTGTGGACGCTTCACCGACGCTCAGGAGAACCTGACGTACGCCGACGAGCTCTGCCGTCAGCACCTCCCCCCGGGCGATCCGCTCGCCGCGCAGGTGGCAAAGCTGGCCAGGGCGGTGGCCAACCCGCAACACGTCTGCCCCGACGCCGAACCCACGACCCCGGCCGAGCCCGCGACCTCAGCCGAACCGACGACCCCAACCGAGCCCACGACTTCAGCCGAGCCCACGAGCTCAGCCGGGCCGACGACATCAGCCGGGCCGATGAGTTCAGCCGAGCCCGTGACCGGACCGGCAACGTCAGGCGAACCCGAGTTGTCGGACGGGCCAGCGACATCGGACGGGCCAGCGCTGGCGCATGGAGCTGCGACGTCGGGCAGTCCAGCCTGGTCGGGTGGGCCAGCGACGTCGGGCGGTCCAGCGGTGTCGGGCGGGCCAGCATGGTCGGGTGGGCCAGCGACGTCGGGCGGTCCAGCGGTGTCGGGCGGGGTCAGCGTGCCGGCGGCCCGGGAACCATCCGTCGACGAGGGGCGGGCGGAGCCGGGTGGTCCGACGGCGGCCGAACGGACGCCGGCACCGTACCCGGACAGCGCGGCCACCGCCGCGACGGCCTCGGCTCCGTCGGCGGTGCCCGCGCCCCGGCTCCCGGCCGACGACCCCGACGCCGACTGGTGGCCCCCGGAGGAGGGTGACCACCACGCCGATGCGGCGTACCCCTTCGACCGGCCGCCGGCCGACCGGACCCAGCCGGCCGACGCGACAGCGCCCATCGACGCGGCCGGGCAGCGCGCCACCCCGTTCGGGCCGGCGTCCCCGTCCGAGTGGGGCACGCCGGCCGAGAGCCCGGTGCCGCCGGCGGTGATGGCGCTCGCCCGCAGCGGCGAGGAAAGCCCCGGGGTACGCCGGGTGCGGCAGCCGCCCGAGCCGGAGCCGGAGCCACCGTCGCGGCTGCTCCCCGTCGTGGTGCACCGGCCGCCGCCGCCTCGACCCAACCGGCTGGTACCGGTGGTGGTGGCGGGGGTGCTCGTCGTGCTGCTCGGCGCGGCGGCGGTGATCGCCGGGGTGTCCCGCGTCGACGACTCCCGCGACGACCAGCCGGTGCCCGCCGGCCCCTCCCTCAGCGCCAGCGCTCCCCCGGCACCGGCGGCGACCCCCGGTACCCCGCCCGGATCGGTGGTCCTGCGCGACAACCGTAACGACGTACTGCTGCGGTGGCGCTATCCGGCGGGCGCGGAGGGGCCGGTGGTGGTCGCCGGTGGCCCGACCGGGCAGGATCCGCGTGCCTTCACCGAGCTACCGGCGGGGACGGAGACGTACACGGTCTACGGTCTGGACCGGGACGTCGACTTCTGCTTCACCGTCGCCGTCGTCTGGTCGACCGAGAAGATCGGCCGGTCCCGCCCGGTCTGCACCGAACGCGGCTGA
- a CDS encoding VOC family protein yields the protein MGIHRLNHAVLYVSDLHRGVAFYADVLGFRPVPMTPDGFRGAAFLQAPDSTNDHDLGLFELGAGAGRSAAGRSTVGLYHLAWEVDTLDELAATAERLAAADALVGTSDHGTTKSLYGRDPDGLEFEVVWLVPADQLDDTALAARKRIGRLDLTRERQRYGGQTRGGVGISVPA from the coding sequence ATGGGAATCCACCGCCTGAACCACGCCGTGCTCTACGTGAGCGATCTCCACCGCGGTGTCGCCTTCTACGCCGACGTGCTCGGCTTCCGGCCGGTCCCGATGACCCCGGACGGGTTCCGGGGCGCCGCCTTCCTCCAGGCCCCGGACAGCACCAACGACCACGACCTGGGACTGTTCGAGCTGGGCGCGGGTGCCGGCCGGTCGGCCGCCGGTCGCAGCACCGTCGGCCTGTACCACCTGGCCTGGGAGGTCGACACCCTCGACGAGCTGGCCGCGACCGCCGAGCGGCTCGCCGCCGCCGACGCCCTGGTCGGCACCTCCGACCACGGCACCACCAAGAGTCTGTACGGCCGGGACCCGGACGGGCTGGAGTTCGAGGTGGTCTGGCTGGTCCCCGCCGACCAGCTCGACGACACCGCGCTCGCCGCCCGCAAGCGGATCGGCCGGCTGGACCTGACCCGCGAACGCCAGCGGTACGGCGGGCAGACCCGGGGCGGGGTGGGCATCTCGGTCCCCGCCTGA
- a CDS encoding ATP-binding protein, with protein MIIGVLGLTAGLAAGGLILFGALGYTLQRSIDTEALRTADTIVRLAEQDALPDPLPVAGGQSRVQVIDDQGRVLAASIDADRLVPMLPRDQLNQRDRGDDRGDDQGDDQGDQRDRGGQQRTFVPGQRLGLDGPVRVVAVPAGTPTEPLTVLVGKSMADVSHSMRVVQTMLLIAFPLLVAGIAVVAWRVLGATLRPVEQLRRGAAEITGGASSGRLPVPASRDEIHRLAVTLNDMLDRLADARARQRAFVADAAHELRSPLTNMRTELEVAQRLADRTDWPAVAGNLLTDTERLSRLVDDLLLLARLDETGPAGGPFPAAGGPFPAAGGAGPVGGSFPAGGSAGPVGGSLPAAGRTGPVGGSFPAGGSAGPVGASAGWGRGVAGPVELGALLTAVARRYPTPPVRVAPVPEPLWTLGDPDDLTRILANLIDNAVRHAHREVVLAAVPADSVDANTGRAATVGSGAYHLVTVTDDGPGIPEADRERVFDRFTRRDDARARDAGGAGLGLAIVRELVRRSGGTIELTTAGPTRAPAPDAAGPDAAGPDAPGPDAAGPGVDGPGADGPGGVGPGLQVRLFVPVLPDPDLDG; from the coding sequence ATGATCATCGGTGTGCTCGGGCTCACCGCGGGGTTGGCCGCCGGCGGGCTGATCCTCTTCGGCGCGCTCGGGTACACCCTGCAACGCTCCATCGACACGGAGGCGCTGCGTACCGCGGACACCATCGTTCGCCTCGCCGAGCAGGACGCCCTGCCCGACCCGCTGCCGGTCGCCGGGGGCCAGTCCCGGGTCCAGGTGATCGACGACCAGGGCCGGGTGCTCGCCGCCTCGATCGACGCCGACCGCCTCGTCCCGATGCTTCCGCGCGACCAGCTCAACCAGCGCGACCGGGGCGATGACCGGGGCGATGATCAGGGCGATGACCAGGGCGACCAGCGCGACCGGGGCGGGCAGCAGCGCACCTTCGTACCGGGGCAGCGGCTCGGCCTCGACGGACCGGTCCGGGTGGTGGCCGTACCGGCCGGCACGCCTACCGAGCCGCTCACCGTGCTGGTAGGCAAGTCGATGGCGGACGTGAGTCACAGCATGCGGGTGGTCCAGACCATGCTGCTGATCGCCTTTCCGCTGCTGGTCGCCGGGATCGCCGTGGTGGCCTGGCGGGTGCTCGGGGCCACCCTGCGTCCGGTGGAACAGCTGCGGCGCGGCGCGGCCGAGATCACCGGGGGCGCCAGCAGCGGCCGGCTGCCGGTACCGGCGTCGCGGGACGAGATCCACCGGCTGGCGGTCACCCTCAACGACATGCTCGACCGCCTCGCCGACGCCCGGGCCCGGCAACGGGCCTTCGTCGCCGACGCCGCGCACGAGCTCCGTAGCCCGCTGACCAACATGCGTACCGAGTTGGAGGTGGCGCAACGCCTGGCGGACCGGACCGACTGGCCGGCGGTGGCCGGCAACCTGCTGACCGACACCGAACGGCTCAGCCGGCTCGTCGACGACCTGCTGCTGCTGGCCCGCCTCGACGAGACCGGCCCGGCCGGCGGCCCCTTCCCGGCGGCCGGCGGCCCCTTCCCGGCGGCCGGGGGTGCAGGCCCGGTCGGTGGTTCCTTTCCGGCGGGCGGGAGTGCCGGCCCGGTCGGTGGTTCCTTGCCGGCGGCCGGGCGCACCGGCCCGGTCGGTGGTTCCTTTCCGGCGGGCGGGAGTGCCGGCCCGGTCGGTGCCAGCGCCGGCTGGGGACGCGGTGTGGCCGGACCGGTCGAGCTGGGCGCGCTGCTGACGGCCGTCGCCCGTCGCTACCCCACCCCACCGGTACGGGTCGCGCCGGTGCCCGAGCCGCTGTGGACCCTCGGCGACCCCGACGACCTGACCCGGATCCTGGCGAACCTGATCGACAACGCGGTCCGGCACGCGCACCGCGAGGTGGTGCTGGCCGCCGTACCCGCGGACAGCGTCGACGCCAACACCGGTCGGGCGGCCACCGTCGGGTCGGGGGCGTACCACCTGGTGACGGTGACCGACGACGGGCCGGGCATCCCGGAGGCGGACCGGGAACGGGTCTTCGACCGCTTCACCAGGCGTGACGACGCGCGGGCGCGGGATGCGGGTGGCGCCGGGCTGGGGCTGGCCATCGTCCGTGAACTGGTCCGCCGCAGCGGCGGCACGATCGAACTCACCACCGCCGGTCCCACCCGTGCGCCCGCCCCGGACGCCGCCGGTCCGGACGCCGCCGGTCCGGACGCCCCCGGTCCGGACGCCGCCGGTCCGGGGGTGGATGGTCCGGGGGCTGATGGTCCGGGCGGCGTGGGACCGGGGCTGCAGGTCCGACTGTTCGTGCCGGTGCTGCCCGATCCAGACCTCGATGGTTAG